The following proteins are encoded in a genomic region of Hymenobacter siberiensis:
- a CDS encoding TIGR04282 family arsenosugar biosynthesis glycosyltransferase — protein sequence MSEDLAAHAAQSDSDSHLLVFARVPALGRVKSRLAAGVGAPAALAVYHELLAITNTAVVTAGVPATVWLADTAGPEPTTAETREWAAHHAKCQPEGDLGARMTTAFAAAFAAGAARVAIIGTDCPGLRATHLNEAFALLETNDLVLGPATDGGYYLLGLRQPQPELFLNKTWSTDSVLTDTLADATRLGLRAAFLPALRDVDNADDLAVWRAASGS from the coding sequence ATGAGTGAAGACCTTGCGGCCCACGCTGCGCAATCAGATAGCGACTCCCATTTGCTGGTATTCGCCCGTGTTCCGGCCCTGGGCCGGGTAAAAAGCCGGCTTGCGGCCGGGGTGGGAGCGCCCGCCGCGCTGGCCGTCTACCACGAGCTGCTGGCCATAACCAACACCGCCGTGGTGACCGCCGGCGTGCCGGCCACTGTGTGGCTGGCCGATACTGCCGGGCCGGAGCCCACCACTGCCGAAACCCGCGAGTGGGCAGCCCACCACGCCAAATGCCAGCCCGAGGGCGACCTTGGCGCGCGCATGACCACCGCGTTTGCAGCGGCCTTTGCCGCTGGGGCAGCTCGCGTGGCCATCATCGGAACCGATTGCCCGGGCCTGCGCGCCACGCACCTGAACGAGGCTTTTGCGCTGCTCGAAACCAACGACCTGGTGTTGGGACCTGCCACCGATGGCGGCTACTACCTGCTCGGCCTGCGCCAGCCCCAGCCCGAGCTGTTTCTGAACAAAACCTGGAGCACCGATTCGGTTTTGACCGATACGCTGGCCGATGCCACCCGGCTGGGCTTGCGGGCAGCCTTTTTGCCTGCCTTGCGCGACGTGGACAACGCCGACGACCTGGCCGTCTGGCGCGCTGCGAGCGGAAGCTAG
- a CDS encoding rhodanese-like domain-containing protein, which produces MSWPRLVRISLSAGLLALGACGSGAGDETAGPGMLYKQLLRTLYHNTVPTVPAAALATELAKPTPPLLLDVRTPIEYQVSHLRGARFVPFDSVATVQLAGIDRSQPVVVYCSVGVRSERLGERLHALGFRNVRNLYGGLFEWVNEGHPVVDSAGPTNNVHPYSTFWSPWLKRGRKVYE; this is translated from the coding sequence ATGAGCTGGCCCCGTCTCGTTCGCATTAGCCTGAGTGCCGGATTACTTGCGCTGGGGGCCTGCGGGAGCGGAGCCGGTGACGAAACGGCCGGTCCCGGCATGCTCTACAAGCAGCTACTACGCACGCTGTATCATAACACCGTGCCCACGGTGCCCGCCGCTGCCCTGGCAACGGAGCTGGCCAAGCCCACTCCGCCGCTGCTGCTTGACGTGCGCACACCCATTGAATACCAGGTGAGCCACCTGCGCGGGGCCCGCTTCGTGCCCTTCGACTCCGTTGCCACCGTGCAGCTTGCCGGCATCGACCGCAGCCAGCCCGTGGTGGTGTACTGCTCGGTGGGCGTGCGGAGCGAGCGGCTGGGCGAGCGCCTGCACGCCCTGGGGTTTCGCAACGTGCGCAACCTCTACGGCGGGCTGTTTGAGTGGGTGAACGAAGGCCACCCCGTGGTAGACTCCGCCGGCCCCACCAACAATGTGCATCCTTATTCCACATTCTGGAGCCCCTGGCTGAAGCGGGGCCGAAAAGTTTATGAGTGA
- the arsS gene encoding arsenosugar biosynthesis radical SAM (seleno)protein ArsS (Some members of this family are selenoproteins.) — protein MKSLHAQHHALADSTYQLDVLNPAQTVGARFPAFAAKLRETGLLPLRPTEMKVMQINVGKMCNQVCKHCHVDAGPDRTEIMTRETMQQCLDALAQTDIQVVDLTGGAPEMNPDFRWFVEGISALGRQVIVRCNLTIIVANKKYNDLPEFFVKHGVQVVSSLPHFAAGRTDAQRGEGVFDRSMRALHMLNAVGYGVEGSGLTLDLVYNPSGAFLPGNQVSLEREFKQRLTRDHGVSFNNLLAITNLPVSRFLDYLIESGNYDGYMDKLVQAYNPVAAANVMCRSTISVGWDGLLYDCDFNQMLDLPVATASARHIRDFDLDALQNRNIVVNQHCYGCTAGAGSSCGGATA, from the coding sequence ATGAAATCTCTCCACGCCCAGCATCACGCGCTGGCTGATTCCACTTACCAGCTCGACGTCCTCAACCCGGCGCAGACGGTGGGTGCCCGCTTTCCTGCCTTCGCCGCCAAGCTGCGCGAAACCGGCCTGCTGCCCTTGCGGCCCACCGAAATGAAGGTGATGCAAATAAACGTGGGCAAAATGTGCAACCAGGTGTGCAAGCACTGCCACGTAGATGCCGGCCCCGACCGCACCGAAATCATGACCCGCGAAACCATGCAGCAGTGCCTGGATGCGCTGGCTCAAACTGATATTCAGGTGGTAGACCTCACCGGCGGCGCACCCGAGATGAACCCGGACTTTCGTTGGTTCGTGGAGGGCATTTCGGCCCTGGGCCGCCAGGTTATCGTGCGCTGCAACCTGACCATCATCGTAGCCAACAAGAAGTATAACGACCTGCCCGAGTTTTTCGTCAAGCACGGCGTACAGGTGGTGTCGTCGCTGCCGCACTTCGCGGCCGGCCGCACCGACGCCCAGCGCGGCGAAGGCGTGTTCGACCGCTCGATGCGGGCCCTGCACATGCTCAACGCCGTGGGCTACGGCGTGGAAGGCTCCGGCCTGACGCTGGATTTGGTGTATAACCCGTCGGGGGCATTCCTGCCCGGCAACCAGGTTAGTCTGGAGCGCGAGTTCAAGCAACGCCTGACCCGCGACCACGGCGTGAGCTTCAATAACCTGCTGGCTATCACCAACCTGCCCGTTAGTCGCTTTCTTGATTATTTAATTGAAAGCGGCAACTACGACGGCTACATGGACAAGCTGGTGCAGGCCTACAATCCCGTAGCCGCCGCCAATGTAATGTGCCGCAGCACCATCTCGGTGGGCTGGGACGGCCTGCTCTACGACTGCGACTTCAACCAGATGCTGGACCTGCCGGTTGCCACCGCTTCGGCCCGGCACATCCGCGATTTTGACCTCGATGCGCTGCAAAACCGGAACATCGTGGTGAACCAGCACTGTTATGGCTGCACCGCCGGCGCGGGCTCCAGCTGCGGCGGGGCTACAGCTTAG
- a CDS encoding arsenosugar biosynthesis-associated peroxidase-like protein, which yields MSDASYYNPADLAKFGKISEWQPEMGRKFFDYYGEVFKEGALSEREKALIALAVAHVVQCPYCIDAYTADSLQKGADEAQMMEAVHVGAAIKGGATLVHATMMMNKAKELSM from the coding sequence ATGAGCGACGCTTCGTACTACAACCCGGCCGACCTGGCTAAATTTGGAAAAATCTCCGAATGGCAGCCCGAAATGGGCCGTAAGTTTTTCGATTATTACGGCGAGGTATTTAAAGAAGGCGCGCTGAGCGAGCGCGAGAAAGCGCTGATTGCCCTGGCAGTAGCCCATGTGGTGCAATGCCCGTACTGCATCGACGCCTACACGGCCGACTCGCTCCAGAAAGGGGCCGACGAAGCCCAGATGATGGAAGCCGTGCATGTTGGGGCGGCCATTAAAGGCGGTGCCACGCTGGTGCACGCCACCATGATGATGAACAAAGCCAAAGAACTGTCGATGTAA
- a CDS encoding anti-sigma factor domain-containing protein: MENFQDYIESGILEQYALGELSAAEQAAVEAQAASQPAIRAELEQVQAALGFYAEAHAIAPPAAMRERVLSNVLAQIAGPAANASLRADVDAVAQTTSRPGPVASAPQPVAAAPEAVVRPMSSAPVQASASRSGWAIAASVALLLSLGGNMLLYSNWKNASSELVALQNDQSRFAATTQVVNEKLGALQQENQVLRNDEFRAVALAGTKTAPSAHARVLFNVATHKVYVDVRSLPPLPADKQYQLWALDNGKPIDAGVLTVATASGEGLQHMKDIASAQTFAMTIEPAGGSAGPTLSTMTVVGNI; the protein is encoded by the coding sequence GTGGAAAACTTCCAAGACTATATAGAATCGGGCATCCTGGAGCAATACGCGCTGGGCGAGCTCTCGGCCGCCGAGCAGGCGGCAGTGGAAGCCCAGGCCGCCAGCCAGCCCGCCATTCGGGCCGAGCTGGAGCAGGTTCAGGCAGCGTTGGGTTTCTACGCCGAAGCCCACGCCATTGCGCCCCCCGCCGCCATGCGCGAGCGGGTACTGAGCAACGTACTGGCCCAGATTGCGGGCCCCGCTGCCAATGCCAGCCTCCGCGCCGATGTGGATGCCGTAGCCCAGACCACCAGCCGCCCCGGCCCCGTAGCCAGTGCTCCGCAGCCGGTGGCCGCCGCGCCCGAAGCCGTGGTGCGGCCCATGTCCTCCGCGCCCGTGCAGGCGTCGGCCAGCCGCTCGGGTTGGGCCATTGCCGCCTCGGTAGCCCTGCTGCTGAGCCTGGGCGGCAATATGCTGCTGTATTCGAACTGGAAAAACGCCAGCTCGGAGCTGGTAGCCCTGCAAAATGACCAGTCCCGCTTTGCCGCTACCACGCAGGTCGTGAACGAGAAGCTGGGCGCGCTGCAACAGGAAAACCAGGTGCTACGCAACGACGAGTTCCGCGCTGTGGCTCTGGCCGGCACCAAAACCGCGCCCTCGGCTCACGCCCGGGTGCTGTTCAATGTCGCCACCCACAAGGTGTACGTAGACGTGCGCAGCCTGCCGCCGCTGCCCGCCGACAAGCAGTACCAGCTCTGGGCCCTCGACAATGGCAAGCCGATTGATGCCGGGGTGCTCACCGTGGCCACGGCCTCGGGCGAAGGCCTCCAGCACATGAAGGATATTGCCAGCGCCCAAACCTTTGCCATGACCATTGAGCCCGCTGGCGGTAGCGCCGGCCCCACCCTGAGCACGATGACGGTGGTAGGTAATATTTAG
- a CDS encoding RNA polymerase sigma factor has protein sequence MSDNSLISLPPAAEEDLVRRLQARDQSAMTLFYDRYSATLYGVIFRIVKAEDEAEDVLQEALVKIWNAFASYDPTKGRLFTWVLNICRNLSIDKIRSRQHRVGSKTTGLDDSLTAQRQAAPTTFRPEHIGLQEITQKLIPEQRQIIDMLYFEGFTQSEVAEELNIPLGTVKTRARTAIKVLSKLIR, from the coding sequence GTGTCCGATAATTCGTTAATTTCCCTCCCACCTGCCGCCGAGGAGGACCTGGTCCGGCGCCTGCAGGCCCGCGACCAATCGGCTATGACGCTGTTCTACGACCGGTATTCGGCCACGCTCTACGGCGTCATCTTCCGCATTGTGAAGGCCGAGGACGAGGCTGAGGACGTGTTGCAGGAAGCCCTGGTGAAAATCTGGAATGCCTTTGCCAGCTACGACCCCACCAAGGGCCGGCTTTTCACCTGGGTACTGAACATTTGCCGGAATCTGAGCATCGATAAAATCCGCTCACGACAGCACCGCGTAGGTAGTAAAACAACGGGGCTGGACGATAGTTTGACGGCGCAGCGCCAAGCCGCGCCCACAACCTTCCGCCCCGAGCACATTGGCCTGCAGGAGATTACTCAAAAGCTTATTCCTGAGCAGCGCCAGATTATCGACATGCTCTATTTCGAGGGCTTCACCCAAAGTGAGGTGGCCGAGGAGCTCAACATCCCTTTGGGGACGGTGAAAACCCGCGCCCGCACCGCTATCAAAGTCCTAAGCAAACTTATTCGCTGA
- a CDS encoding NAD-dependent succinate-semialdehyde dehydrogenase, with protein MPIESYNPYTNRVLRRFTAFSWTKTERILGQAHRAATTWPATTFAHRAGVLRRAAALLRERQDELARLMALEMGKPIADGRAEALKCATCCDYYAEHAEEFLSDELIKTDAGRSFISYQPIGVVLAVMPWNFPFWQVVRFAAPALMAGNVGLLKHASNVPQCALALEKIFHDAGLPPACFRTLLIGSDLVEKLIADDRVMAVTLTGSEGAGAAVAATAGQHIKKTVLELGGSDPFIVLADADVALAAKAASQSRMINSGQSCIAAKRFIVEKKVIKEFISHLKTHLLALRPGDPLDEATQYGPMARPDLADELSEQVNDSVAQGAKVELYGGQAKPGTALFRPMILSNIKPGQRAYAEELFGPVALVLEAKNADDAVRLANDSRFGLGAAVWTGDPKKGEAMARQIESGAVFVNGLVKSMSEMPFGGVKKSGYGRELSYLGIREFVNQKSIWIGKEVVPVAKTE; from the coding sequence ATGCCCATCGAGTCCTACAACCCCTACACCAACCGCGTCCTGCGCCGCTTCACGGCCTTCAGCTGGACCAAAACCGAGCGCATTCTCGGGCAGGCCCACCGGGCGGCGACTACCTGGCCCGCCACCACGTTTGCCCACCGCGCCGGGGTGCTGCGCCGCGCCGCCGCCCTGCTGCGCGAGCGCCAGGACGAACTGGCCCGCCTCATGGCCCTGGAAATGGGTAAACCCATTGCCGACGGTCGCGCCGAGGCCCTGAAATGCGCCACCTGCTGCGACTACTACGCCGAGCACGCCGAGGAATTTCTCAGCGACGAGCTCATCAAAACCGACGCCGGCCGCAGCTTCATCAGCTACCAGCCCATTGGCGTGGTGCTGGCCGTGATGCCCTGGAATTTTCCCTTCTGGCAGGTGGTGCGCTTTGCCGCGCCGGCCCTCATGGCCGGCAATGTAGGCCTGCTCAAGCACGCCTCCAACGTGCCGCAGTGCGCCCTGGCACTGGAAAAAATATTTCACGACGCGGGCCTGCCGCCGGCCTGCTTTCGCACGCTGCTCATCGGGTCCGATTTGGTGGAGAAGCTCATTGCCGATGACCGGGTGATGGCCGTGACGCTCACGGGCAGCGAGGGCGCGGGCGCGGCCGTGGCGGCCACGGCCGGGCAGCACATCAAGAAAACCGTGCTGGAGCTGGGCGGGTCCGACCCGTTTATCGTGCTGGCCGATGCCGACGTGGCCCTGGCCGCCAAAGCCGCCTCCCAAAGCCGCATGATAAACAGCGGCCAGAGCTGCATTGCCGCTAAGCGGTTCATCGTGGAAAAAAAGGTGATTAAGGAATTCATCAGCCACCTCAAAACCCACCTGCTGGCCCTGCGCCCCGGCGACCCGCTCGACGAGGCTACCCAATACGGTCCCATGGCCCGCCCCGACCTGGCCGACGAGCTCAGCGAGCAGGTGAATGACTCGGTGGCCCAGGGTGCCAAAGTGGAGCTGTACGGCGGGCAGGCCAAGCCCGGCACGGCCCTATTCCGCCCCATGATTCTGTCGAACATCAAGCCCGGCCAGCGTGCTTACGCTGAGGAATTATTCGGCCCCGTGGCGCTGGTGCTGGAAGCCAAAAACGCCGACGATGCCGTGCGCCTCGCCAACGACTCCCGCTTCGGCCTGGGGGCCGCCGTGTGGACCGGGGACCCGAAAAAGGGCGAGGCCATGGCCCGCCAGATTGAAAGCGGGGCCGTATTTGTGAACGGCCTGGTGAAGTCGATGTCCGAAATGCCGTTTGGCGGTGTGAAGAAGTCGGGCTACGGCCGCGAACTTTCGTATTTGGGCATCCGCGAATTCGTTAACCAGAAGTCGATTTGGATTGGCAAGGAGGTGGTGCCGGTAGCGAAAACGGAGTAG
- a CDS encoding YdcF family protein — MFFLLSKVLDFALLPTVWLVALLIAALVARPPRQRRWLVAALVLMLLSTNPFLANELLLAWEQPPVALAALPRHADAAVLLTGITSVNKSPHDRVYLGPGADRLTNALWLYRAGRVRRIIISGGSGTVKTAAHTEASDLATLLRLAGVPNSAILLENQSRNTRENALFTQKLVVARPELDTLILVTSAFHQRRAMGCFAKVGLHPISFPAGYRSADRRLSPDAWLVPSPEAMVNISLLVHEITGWLTYKVLGYL, encoded by the coding sequence ATGTTTTTTCTGCTCTCGAAGGTTCTCGACTTTGCGCTGCTGCCCACCGTGTGGCTGGTGGCGCTGCTAATTGCGGCATTGGTAGCGCGGCCGCCGCGCCAGCGGCGCTGGCTGGTGGCCGCGCTGGTGCTCATGCTGCTCAGCACCAATCCATTCCTGGCCAATGAGCTGCTGCTGGCCTGGGAGCAACCGCCCGTAGCCCTGGCCGCCCTGCCCCGCCACGCCGATGCCGCCGTGCTGCTCACCGGTATCACCAGCGTCAACAAGTCGCCCCACGACCGGGTGTATCTCGGCCCCGGGGCCGACCGCCTCACCAACGCGCTGTGGCTGTACCGGGCCGGCCGGGTGCGCCGCATCATCATTTCCGGCGGCTCGGGTACCGTAAAAACGGCCGCCCACACCGAGGCCAGCGACCTGGCCACGCTGCTGCGCCTGGCGGGTGTGCCCAACTCTGCCATTCTGCTCGAAAACCAGAGCCGCAACACCCGCGAAAACGCACTGTTCACGCAAAAGCTGGTGGTGGCCCGGCCCGAGCTGGATACGCTCATTCTCGTCACCTCTGCCTTTCACCAGCGGCGGGCCATGGGCTGCTTTGCCAAAGTCGGGCTGCACCCCATCAGCTTCCCGGCCGGCTACCGCAGCGCCGACCGCCGCTTATCGCCCGATGCCTGGCTGGTGCCCAGCCCCGAGGCAATGGTTAATATCAGCCTGCTGGTGCACGAAATCACGGGCTGGCTGACGTATAAAGTGTTGGGGTATTTGTAG
- a CDS encoding DUF885 domain-containing protein, which yields MKFRYLPILALALASCSQADKSATATGPDARFDAFKGQFIEALWKQNPDYASGMGYHKYDSLLLIPNAAQRQADAAFAQNNLAALGKFTLDSLSPNNQIDLRLLRNELRAERWYADTLKNWQWNPATYNLGASVGDLLNGRYFPLNRRLRNISDKISHAAEFYAAARANISNPTKEHTQLGIKQNAGGLAVFGSALADSVRKSSLTETEKKTLTDRVAAASKAMQGYMDFLKNDVLTKGSFRPFRIGKELFDQKFAYDIQSRFTAAEVYEQALKHKAELLHDMGHRAARLYPKYFPGQKAPADTLALITAVINQLTLKHAPRDGFVDAVKRQIPTLVAFVNEHKLLTQDPSKPLVVRETPLYMRGSGAGASVSAPGPYDKGANTYYNVEPLPAEWTPAQAESYLREYNDYTLQILNIHEAIPGHYTQLVYANRSPSLVKSIFGNGAMVEGWAVYSERMMLESGYGNNSDEMWLMWDKWNMRSTLNAVIDHAIQAENMSEAAVVAMLRREGFQEEAEARGKWLRATLSQVQLSSYFTGYSEICALRQELKQKEGKAFDLKAFNEKFLSYGSAPVKYIRELMLRK from the coding sequence ATGAAATTCCGCTACCTGCCCATCCTGGCCCTGGCCCTCGCCAGTTGTTCCCAGGCCGATAAATCGGCCACCGCCACCGGCCCCGATGCCCGTTTCGATGCTTTCAAAGGCCAGTTTATCGAAGCCCTGTGGAAGCAGAATCCGGATTATGCCTCCGGCATGGGCTACCATAAATATGACTCGCTGCTGCTCATCCCCAACGCCGCCCAGCGGCAGGCCGATGCTGCGTTCGCCCAGAATAACCTGGCGGCGCTGGGCAAATTCACCCTCGATAGCCTCTCGCCCAACAATCAGATTGACCTGCGCCTGCTCCGCAACGAGCTGCGCGCCGAGCGCTGGTACGCCGACACCCTCAAAAACTGGCAGTGGAACCCGGCCACCTACAACCTAGGGGCCTCGGTGGGTGACCTGCTCAATGGCCGTTATTTCCCGCTCAACCGCCGCCTGCGCAACATTTCAGATAAAATCAGCCACGCGGCCGAGTTCTATGCCGCCGCCCGCGCCAACATCAGCAACCCGACGAAGGAGCATACGCAATTGGGCATCAAGCAAAACGCGGGCGGCCTGGCCGTTTTCGGTTCCGCGCTGGCCGATTCGGTGCGGAAATCAAGCCTGACCGAAACCGAAAAAAAGACACTGACCGACCGCGTGGCCGCCGCCAGCAAGGCCATGCAGGGCTACATGGATTTCCTCAAAAACGACGTGCTGACCAAGGGCTCGTTCCGCCCGTTCCGCATCGGCAAGGAGCTGTTCGACCAGAAATTTGCCTACGACATCCAGTCGCGCTTCACCGCCGCCGAAGTATATGAGCAGGCCCTGAAGCACAAGGCCGAGCTGCTGCACGACATGGGCCACCGCGCCGCCCGGCTCTACCCCAAGTATTTCCCCGGCCAGAAAGCCCCGGCCGATACCCTGGCCCTCATCACGGCCGTCATCAACCAGCTCACCCTGAAGCACGCCCCGCGCGACGGTTTCGTGGATGCCGTGAAGCGCCAGATTCCGACCCTCGTGGCCTTCGTGAACGAGCATAAATTATTGACCCAGGACCCCAGCAAGCCCCTTGTGGTGCGCGAAACTCCGCTCTACATGCGCGGCAGCGGCGCGGGCGCCAGCGTATCGGCCCCCGGCCCCTACGACAAGGGCGCGAATACCTACTACAACGTGGAGCCCCTGCCCGCCGAGTGGACGCCCGCCCAGGCCGAGAGCTACCTGCGCGAATACAACGACTACACCCTCCAGATTCTCAATATTCACGAAGCTATTCCAGGCCACTACACGCAGCTCGTGTACGCCAACCGCTCGCCCTCGCTGGTGAAAAGCATTTTTGGCAACGGGGCGATGGTGGAGGGCTGGGCCGTGTATTCGGAGCGCATGATGCTGGAAAGCGGCTACGGCAACAACTCCGACGAAATGTGGCTGATGTGGGACAAATGGAACATGCGCTCGACCCTGAACGCCGTTATCGACCACGCCATTCAGGCCGAAAACATGAGCGAAGCTGCCGTGGTGGCCATGCTCCGCCGCGAGGGCTTCCAGGAAGAAGCCGAGGCCCGGGGCAAGTGGCTGCGCGCCACCCTCAGCCAGGTGCAGCTCAGCAGCTATTTCACCGGCTACTCCGAAATCTGCGCCCTGCGCCAAGAGCTGAAGCAGAAAGAAGGCAAAGCCTTTGACCTGAAGGCATTCAACGAAAAATTCCTCAGCTACGGCAGCGCCCCGGTGAAATACATCCGGGAGCTGATGCTGCGCAAATAG
- the aspA gene encoding aspartate ammonia-lyase gives MSNSRIEHDFLGERSLPDTAYYGIQTLRALENFDITGIPIKNEPLFVQALAYVKKGAALANKELGVLPANIADAIAAACDRVATGEFDNQFLTDMIQGGAGTSVNMNANEVIANVALEIMGHAKGEYQFCHPNNHVNCSQSTNDAYPTAFRIALNNKLVGYRETLKILADAFAQKGEEFRDILKMGRTQLQDAVPMSMGDEFRAFATNLREELLRIDDSRRLIDEINMGATAIGSRINAPTGYPELVTEHLRTITGLNLSLAGDLFEATYDTGAYVQLSGVLKRTAVKLSKICNDLRLLSSGPRTGFNEINLPALQPGSSIMPGKVNPVVPEVVNQTAFYVIGADLTVTMAAEAGQLQLNVMEPVISFALFTSISYMTNACRTLRDKCVIGITANKAHAENLVRNSIGIVTQLNPVIGYEASAEIAKEALKTGKSVHDIAVTERGLLTQEKWDEIFTFENLIRPVFMK, from the coding sequence ATGTCCAATTCCCGCATCGAACACGACTTCCTCGGCGAACGCAGCCTGCCCGACACCGCCTACTACGGCATCCAAACCCTGCGTGCGCTCGAAAACTTCGACATCACTGGCATTCCCATCAAGAACGAGCCGCTATTCGTGCAGGCCCTGGCATACGTGAAAAAAGGCGCGGCCTTGGCCAACAAAGAGCTCGGCGTACTGCCCGCCAACATTGCCGATGCCATTGCCGCCGCCTGTGACCGCGTGGCCACCGGCGAGTTCGACAACCAGTTCCTGACCGACATGATTCAGGGCGGCGCGGGCACCTCGGTGAACATGAACGCCAACGAAGTCATTGCGAATGTCGCGTTGGAAATCATGGGCCACGCCAAGGGCGAGTACCAGTTCTGCCACCCCAACAACCACGTCAACTGCTCGCAAAGCACCAACGACGCCTACCCCACCGCCTTCCGCATCGCCCTCAACAACAAGCTGGTGGGCTACCGCGAAACCCTGAAAATACTGGCCGATGCCTTCGCCCAGAAGGGCGAGGAATTTCGCGACATCCTCAAAATGGGCCGAACCCAGCTCCAGGACGCCGTGCCGATGAGCATGGGCGACGAGTTCCGCGCCTTCGCCACCAACCTGCGCGAAGAGCTGCTGCGCATCGACGACTCCCGCCGGCTGATTGACGAAATCAACATGGGGGCCACCGCCATCGGCTCACGCATCAACGCCCCCACCGGCTACCCCGAACTAGTGACCGAGCACCTGCGCACCATCACCGGCCTAAACCTGAGCCTGGCCGGCGACTTGTTTGAGGCAACTTACGACACGGGCGCATATGTGCAGCTCTCCGGCGTGCTGAAGCGCACGGCCGTGAAGCTCTCCAAAATCTGCAACGACTTGCGCCTGCTCTCGTCCGGCCCACGCACGGGCTTCAACGAAATCAACCTCCCCGCCTTGCAGCCAGGCTCCAGCATCATGCCCGGCAAGGTGAACCCGGTGGTGCCCGAAGTGGTGAACCAAACCGCGTTCTACGTCATCGGGGCCGACCTCACGGTGACTATGGCCGCCGAGGCCGGTCAGCTCCAACTCAATGTTATGGAGCCGGTTATCAGCTTCGCGCTGTTCACCTCGATTTCTTACATGACTAACGCCTGCCGCACCCTGCGCGACAAATGCGTCATCGGCATCACGGCCAACAAGGCCCACGCGGAGAACCTAGTGCGCAACAGCATCGGCATCGTGACGCAGCTCAACCCGGTCATCGGCTACGAGGCTTCAGCCGAGATTGCCAAAGAAGCCTTGAAAACCGGCAAGTCGGTGCACGACATCGCCGTGACCGAACGCGGATTATTGACCCAGGAGAAATGGGACGAGATTTTCACGTTTGAGAATCTGATTCGACCGGTGTTTATGAAGTAG